In a single window of the Mercenaria mercenaria strain notata unplaced genomic scaffold, MADL_Memer_1 contig_3840, whole genome shotgun sequence genome:
- the LOC123541180 gene encoding golgin subfamily A member 6-like protein 22 codes for MSHDRDRERKIVIVGKTGNGKSSLGNNLLKKKAFDCRRSKKAVTKTCKLEKAKYNENKIKIVDTPGLFSPTTGNNVAKQALDILESLDICRNPHAFLLVMRDDCRCTEEDLSIEDVLKITFGSEFFQRAIIVFTHVENEIHDKQFEDEWKESSELTSLIEKCGNRVARIENTSVNSAYIDQIFSYVEQVSRNGSEKYLNIYENCQREVLQKMAKFDKFDRKNANEQVSSLCKKITQAIEKEEQTRELRRREESVAKREESASRREISVKEQEESASRREVSVKKQKESVSRREGSVREREESVSRQEESVKEREESVSRREVSVTEQEVSVKGREESVSSREKSVTLQEETVSRLEVSVKEQEKSASRREMSVKKQEESVSRREGYVKEREDSVSRQEESVKEREKSVSRREVSVTDQEVSVKEREESVSSRERSVTVQEESVKEREVTVSRRENYVYEREDSFLIREEFIAEERQKVLGREEIVYMEEKIVSSREKSVAEKEESVSSREKSVAVRESSVSVKEYSLKSKMFLSNVSSGVAAGVATAATGRVGAAVNWLIQK; via the coding sequence atgtcacACGACCGAGACCGAGAGCGAAAAATTGTAATTGTCGGTAAAACAGGAAATGGGAAAAGTTCCTTAGGGAACAATCTATTGAAGAAAAAAGCATTCGATTGCAGACGCAGTAAGAAGGCAGTAACAAAGACATGTAAATTGGAGAAagcaaaatataatgaaaacaagatCAAAATTGTTGACACCCCTGGCCTGTTTTCTCCAACAACTGGAAATAACGTTGCTAAACAAGCTTTAGACATACTTGAGTCGTTGGATATTTGCAGAAATCCTCATGCGTTTTTACTTGTTATGCGGGATGATTGTAGATGCACTGAAGAGGATTTGTCTATAGAAGACGTTCTCAAAATAACTTTCGGGTCAGAATTCTTTCAGCGTGCAATAATTGTTTTTACACACGTTGAGAATGAAATACATGATAAACAATTTGAAGATGAATGGAAAGAATCGAGTGAATTAACAAGTTTAATCGAGAAATGCGGCAACAGAGTAGCCAGGATTGAAAACACTAGCGTAAACAGCGCTTATATAGATCAAATCTTTTCGTATGTGGAACAAGTGTCGAGAAATGGGAGtgagaaatatttaaacatatacgAAAATTGTCAGAGAGAGGTTTtgcaaaaaatggcaaaatttgacAAATTCGATcgtaaaaatgcaaatgagcaAGTTTCAAGCCTTTGTAAAAAAATCACACAGGCAATAGAAAAAGAAGAACAGACGAGAGAGTTGAGAAGAAGAGAGGAATCTGTTGCAAAAAGAGAAGAATCCGCTTCAAGACGAGAAATATCTGTCAAAGAACAAGAAGAATCCGCTTCAAGACGAGAAGTGTCtgtcaaaaaacaaaaagaatccGTTTCAAGACGAGAAGGATCCGTCAGAGAAAGAGAAGAATCCGTTTCAAGACAAGAAGAATCCGTCAAAGAAAGGGAAGAATCCGTTTCAAGACGAGAAGTATCCGTCACAGAACAAGAAGTATCCGTCAAAGGAAGAGAAGAATCAGTTTCAAGCCGAGAAAAATCCGTCACATTACAAGAAGAAACCGTTTCAAGACTAGAAGTATCTGTCAAAGAACAAGAAAAATCCGCTTCAAGACGAGAAATGTCTGTCAAAAAACAAGAAGAATCTGTTTCAAGACGAGAAGGATACGTCAAAGAAAGAGAAGATTCCGTTTCAAGACAAGAAGAATCCGTCAAAGAAAGGGAAAAATCCGTTTCAAGACGAGAAGTATCCGTCACAGACCAAGAAGTATCCGTCAAAGAAAGAGAAGAATCAGTTTCAAGCCGAGAAAGATCCGTCACAGTACAAGAAGAATCCGTCAAAGAAAGAGAAGTAACCGTTTCAAGACGAGAAAACTATGTTTACGAAAGAGAAGACTCATTTTTAATCCGAGAAGAATTTATCGCAGAAGAGAGACAAAAAGTTTTAGGCCGAGAAGAAATCGTATACATGgaagaaaaaatagtttcaagCCGAGAAAAATCCGTCGCAGAAAAAGAAGAATCAGTTTCAAGTCGAGAGAAATCCGTCGCAGTAAGGGAAAGTTCCGTCTCAGTAAAAGAATATTCActcaaaagtaaaatgtttttatcaaatgtttcatCGGGTGTTGCAGCTGGagttgctactgctgctacagGAAGAGTGGGAGCCGCAGTTAATTGGCTTATTCAAAAATAA